In Schistocerca nitens isolate TAMUIC-IGC-003100 chromosome 10, iqSchNite1.1, whole genome shotgun sequence, a single window of DNA contains:
- the LOC126210403 gene encoding protein abnormal spindle-like isoform X1, with product MKQQQAASHLQRAAACKIQCWIRAVHLMRKGRTSFLEQKSSAVIIQQWYRNMRSTKLQQQEHKKLWLIVIHIQQKYRDTLLMKYDRNIYQRKRWASVIIQRWFRATLNMKRQRDLYLTQRCCIITIQRWFRSVWSKREREAIRKVLVPISQSEIENRAAVKIQAFWRGFAARKRLPSNCLSLKNRGVTRNPSQPVQTLRWKYTNILRCFEQNSLGQLIMLFESLTSLTTV from the exons ATGAAGCAACAGCAGGCTGCTTCCCATCTCCAAAGGGCTGCTGCCTGCAAAATACAGTGTTGGATTAGAGCTGTTCATTTAATGAGAAAAGGACGAACGTCATTTTTGGaacaaaaaagtagtgcagtgattaTACAACAGTGGTATCGAAATATGCGTtcaacaaaattacagcaacaagagCACAAAAAACTGTGGTTAATAGTGATACACATTCAACAGAAATACAGGGATACATtgttgatgaaatatgatagaaatatttATCAGAGGAAAAGGTGGGCATCTGTTATTATTCAGAGATGGTTTCGAGCCACTCTTAATATGAAACGTCAGCGTGATTTGTATTTGACACAGAGATGTTGTATTATTACTATACAGAGATGGTTCAGGAGTGTTTGGTCCAAAAGAGAAAGAGAAGCAATACGAAAAGTACTAGTTCCCATAtcccaatcagaaattgaaaatcgtGCTGCGGTCAAAATACAG GCCTTTTGGAGGGGTTTTGCTGCACGAAAGCGGCTGCCTAGTAACTGCTTAAGTCTGAAAAATAGAGGTGTTACCAGAAATCCCTCGCAACCTGTTCAGACATTGCGGTGGAAGTACACAAATATTCTGAGGTGCTTTGAACAGAATTCCCTGGGACAGTTGATCATGCTCTTCGAGTCTCTAA CTTCTTTGACAACTGTCTAG